A region of Rattus rattus isolate New Zealand chromosome 7, Rrattus_CSIRO_v1, whole genome shotgun sequence DNA encodes the following proteins:
- the Ckb gene encoding creatine kinase B-type produces the protein MPFSNSHNTQKLRFPAEDEFPDLSSHNNHMAKVLTPELYAELRAKCTPSGFTLDDAIQTGVDNPGHPYIMTVGAVAGDEESYDVFKDLFDPIIEDRHGGYQPSDEHKTDLNPDNLQGGDDLDPNYVLSSRVRTGRSIRGFCLPPHCSRGERRAIEKLAVEALSSLDGDLSGRYYALKSMTEAEQQQLIDDHFLFDKPVSPLLLASGMARDWPDARGIWHNDNKTFLVWINEEDHLRVISMQKGGNMKEVFTRFCTGLTQIETLFKSKNYEFMWNPHLGYILTCPSNLGTGLRAGVHIKLPHLGKHEKFLEVLKRLRLQKRGTGGVDTAAVGGVFDVSNADRLGFSEVELVQMVVDGVKLLIEMEQRLEQGQPIDDLMPAQK, from the exons atgcCCTTCTCCAACAGCCATAACACGCAGAAGCTGCGCTTCCCGGCCGAGGATGAATTCCCTGATCTGAGCAGCCACAACAACCATATGGCCAAGGTGTTGACCCCCGAGCTGTACGCCGAGCTCCGTGCCAAGTGCACGCCGAGCGGCTTTACGTTGGACGACGCCATCCAGACTGGCGTAGACAATCCGG GCCACCCGTACATCATGACAGTGGGTGCAGTGGCGGGCGACGAGGAGAGTTACGACGTATTCAAGGACCTTTTCGACCCCATCATCGAGGACCGGCACGGCGGCTACCAGCCCAGTGATGAGCACAAGACTGACCTCAACCCAGACAACCTGCAG GGCGGCGATGACCTGGACCCCAACTACGTGCTGAGCTCGCGGGTGCGCACAGGCCGAAGCATCCGCGGCTTCTGCCTCCCCCCTCACTGCAGCCGCGGGGAGCGCCGCGCCATCGAGAAGCTGGCAGTAGAAG CCCTGTCCAGCCTAGATGGCGACCTGTCTGGCAGGTACTACGCGCTCAAGAGCATGACCGAGGCGGAGCAGCAGCAGCTCATTGACGACCACTTCCTCTTCGACAAGCCTGTGTCGCCTCTGCTGCTGGCCTCCGGCATGGCCCGCGACTGGCCGGATGCTCGCGGCATTTG GCACAATGACAATAAGACGTTCCTGGTGTGGATCAACGAGGAGGACCACCTGCGGGTCATCTCCATGCAGAAAGGGGGCAACATGAAGGAAGTTTTCACGCGATTCTGCACTGGCCTCACTCAG ATTGAAACTCTCTTCAAGTCTAAGAACTATGAGTTCATGTGGAACCCTCACCTGGGCTACATCCTCACGTGCCCATCCAACCTGGGCACTGGGCTTCGGGCAGGCGTGCACATCaagctgccccacctgggaaagCACGAGAAGTTCTTGGAGGTGCTCAAGCGACTGCGGCTTCAGAAGCGAGGCACAG GTGGTGTGGACACCGCTGCTGTGGGTGGAGTTTTTGATGTCTCCAACGCTGACCGCCTGGGCTTCTCGGAGGTGGAGCTGGTGCAGATGGTGGTGGACGGAGTGAAGCTACTCATTGAGATGGAGCAGCGGCTTGAGCAGGGTCAGCCCATCGACGACCTCATGCCTGCCCAGAAGTGA